From the Streptomyces sp. Sge12 genome, the window CGGGCAGAAGATCTTCACCTCCAACGCCCAGAACGCGGACTGGATCTGGCTCGCCTGCCGTACCGACCCGCAGGCCCCCAAGCACAAGGGCATCTCCATCGTCCTGGTGCCCACCGACAGCCCCGGCTTCTCCTGGACCCCCATCGACACCGTCGGCGGGCTCACCACCACGGCGACCTACTACGACTCCGTCCGCGTGCCGGCCGGCCACCTCGTCGGTCCCGCGCACGGGGGCTGGGGCCTGATCACCAACCAGCTCAACCACGAGCGTGTGGCCCTCGCCGCCATCGGCATGCAGGCCGAGGACTTCTACGCCTACGCGCTCGACCACGCCCGCACCCCCGACCCGGTCACCGGAGAGCGGCCCGCCGACCTGCCCTGGGTGCAGTCCCGGCTGGCCGAGGCGCACGCGCGACTGGCCGCCGTACGCCTCCTCAACTGGCGCCTGGTCCAGGACGTGGGCAGCGGCGCCCTGGCCCCGGGCGATGCCAGCGGGGTGAAGTTCCTCGGCACCGAGTCCACCGTCGAGGTGTACCGGATGTGCCAGGAGGTGGTGGGTGAGGAGGCCCTGATCCGGGGCCCCGCGGCCTTCGCGGGCGGCGAGCTGGAGCGGATGAACCGGGCCGCCC encodes:
- a CDS encoding acyl-CoA dehydrogenase family protein; this translates as MHLAPTEGQLRLRAELRAYFKDLLPDGLPEHPARQRELLRRIGSDGLLGLGWPVEYGGQGRGADEQFVFFDEAYRAGAPVSMVTLNTVGPTLMKYGTEEQKDYFLPRILAGEIVFAIGYSEPEAGTDLAALRTRAVRDGADWLIDGQKIFTSNAQNADWIWLACRTDPQAPKHKGISIVLVPTDSPGFSWTPIDTVGGLTTTATYYDSVRVPAGHLVGPAHGGWGLITNQLNHERVALAAIGMQAEDFYAYALDHARTPDPVTGERPADLPWVQSRLAEAHARLAAVRLLNWRLVQDVGSGALAPGDASGVKFLGTESTVEVYRMCQEVVGEEALIRGPAAFAGGELERMNRAAQINTFGGGVSEVQREIVAMMRLGMKGRKR